In Natrinema amylolyticum, the DNA window CCTCACGACCCACGCCGACGCCGTCCGCGACCAACTCGAGGACGCACAGTTCGGGACGTACGAGGTGCTCAAGGCGGCGCTGGACTACAACTATTCGTGGAAAATCTTTCGGCTGCGACGGATCGAGAACGTCCACGGGGAGTCGTTTTCCGACGAGACTCGCGAGGCCGCCGCCGACTTACTCGAGTCACTGGAGCTGTTCGGCCTCGCCCGCGAGCACTTCAAGACGATGTACTTCCAGTGGGAACTGATCAACCTCTCGCGGGCGATGATGTACGTCGCCGTTCCCGCGCTGGTCGTGACGCTGTCGATGATCCTCTTTTTCAATGCGAGCGCGGTCGCGGGATCGGTGCTCGGTATCGACACCGTCGTCTGGATCGTCGCGCTGGCGTCGACCGTCGCCGTCGCCCCGTTTCTCCTGTTGATCTCCTTCATCCTGCGGATCGCGACCGTCGCGAAGCGGACGCTCGCGATCGGGCCGTTCATCCTCCGGGAGTCGAGCCGCGGCGAGGCCATCGAGTGGGAAAACGAGTGAGAGCGCCGCTCTCGCGAGACCGACGCCGGCGGCTTGCAGACGTGGGCCTCGTGACTATCCATCCCTGTTCCTAACCGCGACTCATGTCGACTACATCCGAGACGACGCGACAGCAGTGTCCCGTCTGCCGGACTGAGAACGACTTCTTCTACACCTACTGTCGACAGTGTCTCGCGGAACTCCCCACGAGAACGGCGCGGTCGACGTCGATCTGAACGCGCGAGCGGCCTCGGTCGACGATCGACATCCCCGCCTTTGGTATGCCCGCGGCGGCTACCGACGGCCGTGATCGCCGTCATCTGCGGGCCGCCGGGCGCGGGCAAGACTACGATCGCGGCCCGCGTCCGCGGTCGGCTCGCGGCGCGGGACGTGCCGGTTCGGTCGGTCCACTCCGACGACTTCTCGAGTCGAACCTACGAGCAACTGGCCGAGCGGGTCGCCGACGCGCCCGACGCAGGGATCACGCTCGTCGACGGCACGTTCTATCAGCGAGCGTGGCAGACGCGATTTCGGACGCTGGGCGACGTTCGGTTCGTCCTCGTGACCGCGAGCCTCGAGACCTGCCTCGAGCGCAATCGCCGTCGGGCGGAGCCGATCGACGAGCAGGGCGTTCACGTGGTCTATCGGGAGTTCGACGAACCCGACACTGACCTTGAGGTCGACACCGACGAGTACGGGCCAGACGAGGCGGCCGATCGGATCACGGCCGCGATCAGGGACTGGCTCGAGTGAGGTCCGCGTTCTGACTCGCGGAGACCGGCTGTCGAATTGCTGCGGGGATTCTCGTCTGCATAGCGAGCCGTCGATGTACTCTTTCTGGACAGTCACCGCAGCGTCCGTAACGACTATATTAGTGGACACTAATATTAGCTATTGCTAAGATGGAGGGGCGAGAGACCGATACCAAATCGACTGAGGCGAAAGGGCCGCAGACGGCGGACTGTTGCTCGGTCGAGCATTCACTGACGGACCGAGCGGTCGCTGCCGACGTTCAGACGCTCGCGGCCCTCGGTAACGACACCCGCTACGAAGCGCTCCGACTCATCGCCGCGGGCGACGACGCCGTGTGCGTCTGCGAGTTGGAGCCAGCGCTCGGCGTGAGCCAGGGAGCCGTCAGTCAAGCGCTCTCGAAGCTCTTCAGCGCCGGACTGGTCGAGCGGCGAAAAGAGGGGCGATGGCGGTATTACACCGCGACGCCGCGCGCGGAACGGCTGCTCCGCGTCCTCGACGACACGAGATCACCCGACGATGACTGAGGACGACCCTACAACTGAGACGGACGGCGACCCGCTCGATGCCGGAGAACGGCGCACCGCCGTGCGGGACCGATACGCACGTATTGCGACGGAATCGTCGTCGTGCTGTGGCGACGCTGGGTCCGGTAGCGATACGGCCATCGAACGGGCGTCCGAGGTCGGCTACTCGGACGACGACCTCCGAGACATCGCTCCGGGCGCGAATCTGGGCCTCGGATGCGGTAATCCGACCGCGATCGCCGGTCTCGAGGAGGGGGACACCGTCCTCGACCTTGGCTCCGGCGGCGGATTCGATTGCTTCCTCGCGGCGCGGGAGGTCGGCGCGGCCGGTCGCGTCATCGGCGTGGACATGACGCCAGAGATGATCGAGACGGCCCGCGAGAACATCGACCCGAACGACACGACGAACGTGGAGTTCCGTCTCGGTGAAATCGAACACCTACCGGTCGCTGACGAGTCCGTCGACGTGATCGTCTCGAACTGCGTCATCAACCTCTCGGCGGACAAGTCGCAGGTGTTCCGCGAGGCGTATCGCGTCCTGCGACCGGGCGGTCGCCTCGCCGTCTCGGACGTCGTGTTGACCGCCGAGCTACCCGCCGATGTCCGGACTGATCCGGCCTCGGTGGCCGCGTGCGTCGGCGGTGCGTCGTCGATTCCCGCGCTCGAGGCGATGCTGACCGACGCCGGATTCACCGACGTCGCGATCGAGCCGAAAGCGGACAGTGAGTCGTTCATCCGCGACTGGGACGACGAGCGCGACGTGAGCGACTACGTCGTCGCGGCGACGATCGAGGGTGAGAAGCCGGCACCGTAACGGCACGCGCACATCGATTCGGACGACCGCGGTCGCCGAGAGCGAGACCCGTCGCGGAACGTACCGTTGGCTTCGCCACGACTATCACGAATACCCCACACACTGCTCGATGTCCAGACCACCGTTCGACCCACGAAATCGCCCAGTCTTTGATCGACCCAGTTTGGAGAGCATACTCGCGGGCTACGCTCTCGTCCCCGCGTTTCTCCTGTTCCTCTGGGCCGTGAGCCGGCCGCTGACCGCCGCCGTCACCCTCACGATCGCCGCCGGTCTCGTCTTCGGTGTGCGACGAGCCTGGAGACTCGCCCGCTGCGTCTCCGACTGCGGCGGCTTCTCGTTTGAGCTGGGCGGAAGGGTCAGGATTACGATCGCTCAGACACAGATCGATGACTCGAGTTAACCGTCGTTCCCCGTCGCCGAACCGACCGCGGCTCGTTCGGCAGCGTCGAAACCGATCACTGCTCTCGGCGTTCGAGGAGACCGTATGACCGACACTTCGATAACCGTTCGGAAGGCGGAGCCGGAGGATCTCGGCCGCATCGAAGCACTATTAGACGCCAATTCCCTCCCGTATCGGGACGTGCGATCGAAGCCGGAGTGTTTCTTCGCTGCGTTCTCTGAGGGTGCGTTTGTCGGCATCGGTGGCCTCGAAACACGCGGGTCGAACGCACTGCTCCGGTCGGTGGTGATCACGGAACCGAACCGCGGGCAGGGGTACGGAACGGCGCTGTGCGACGCGCTCGAGGACCGAGCGCGATCGAACGGCGTCGAGACGCTGTACCTGTTGACGACGACCGCATCGGCGTTCTTTCGACGACGCGGGTACGAAGCGATCGATCGGGAGACCGTTCCCGCGAGTATTCGGCGAACGACCGAGTTCGCGGATCTCTGTCCGGCTTCGGCGACCTGTCTCGAGAAGGCCCTCGAGAGATAGCTCTTCTGCAGTGATCGGATGCCGAACCCGGTCGCTACCAGAGGTCCAGATCGGTACCGACGGGAGCCGGAAGCGAGAAATCGTCGGGCGTCCGCTGGGGGACGACGTCCTCCGGCAGTGCGCCCCAGTCGAGTTCGTCCTCGCCGGGGACCGCGTCGGTGTCGAAATCGGGGTCGTCAGCGGGCGGCAGGTCGCGGTTCTCCTGGGGCGGCGCGTCGTGTGCATAGACGCTCTCGGGATGGTCGACGGTCCAGACGTGGAGCATACAGGGCGTTCGACAGGGGAACTCGAGGTCGCCGTCGGCGAAATCGCGCTCGTAGGTCTGCTGATAGAACCACCACGCGAACCGGCCGGGGAGTCCGGTGTGGGCGTGCCACGGCGAACACAGTTGCTCGGCGTCGTCCGCGCCGTACACCGCCGGCGGCTCGACCGGCTCCCCCTCGCTCGTCGCGATGAACATGACGCCGATCGACCGCCACGACTGGTTGTCGACGAGGACCGATTCCGGCCGTTCGGGGGTCAGGAGCTCGTCGTCGCCGATGAATTCCGGGCTGAGCCAGTGCGACCAGCTGTCGTCGCCCGTCTCGAGCGTGTCGAAGTACGGTTTGTATCCCGCGTCAATCAGCGCGTCTACGTCGGGATACCGCGTCTCGAGGGCGTCGGCGACCGCCGATCGGAGCTCGATCGTCGCCGGGTGATCGTCAGCACAGCCCTCCGCACTCGCCCCCTCGCAGTGGGTCATCCCGGGCTCGAGGGTAGCCTCCGGACAGTCTT includes these proteins:
- the arsM gene encoding arsenite methyltransferase — its product is MTEDDPTTETDGDPLDAGERRTAVRDRYARIATESSSCCGDAGSGSDTAIERASEVGYSDDDLRDIAPGANLGLGCGNPTAIAGLEEGDTVLDLGSGGGFDCFLAAREVGAAGRVIGVDMTPEMIETARENIDPNDTTNVEFRLGEIEHLPVADESVDVIVSNCVINLSADKSQVFREAYRVLRPGGRLAVSDVVLTAELPADVRTDPASVAACVGGASSIPALEAMLTDAGFTDVAIEPKADSESFIRDWDDERDVSDYVVAATIEGEKPAP
- a CDS encoding DUF7577 domain-containing protein → MSTTSETTRQQCPVCRTENDFFYTYCRQCLAELPTRTARSTSI
- the arsN2 gene encoding arsenic resistance N-acetyltransferase ArsN2 — protein: MTDTSITVRKAEPEDLGRIEALLDANSLPYRDVRSKPECFFAAFSEGAFVGIGGLETRGSNALLRSVVITEPNRGQGYGTALCDALEDRARSNGVETLYLLTTTASAFFRRRGYEAIDRETVPASIRRTTEFADLCPASATCLEKALER
- a CDS encoding ArsR/SmtB family transcription factor translates to MEGRETDTKSTEAKGPQTADCCSVEHSLTDRAVAADVQTLAALGNDTRYEALRLIAAGDDAVCVCELEPALGVSQGAVSQALSKLFSAGLVERRKEGRWRYYTATPRAERLLRVLDDTRSPDDD
- a CDS encoding AAA family ATPase, which gives rise to MIAVICGPPGAGKTTIAARVRGRLAARDVPVRSVHSDDFSSRTYEQLAERVADAPDAGITLVDGTFYQRAWQTRFRTLGDVRFVLVTASLETCLERNRRRAEPIDEQGVHVVYREFDEPDTDLEVDTDEYGPDEAADRITAAIRDWLE